In a genomic window of Deltaproteobacteria bacterium:
- the rpsG gene encoding 30S ribosomal protein S7, with translation MPRKREVIHRGILPDPKHHSPLVAKFVNSLMRQGKKSTAESILYRSLDLIAKKTEEEPIKIFEKAIDNVKPVIEVKSRRVGGSTYQVPVEVRSGRRLSLSIRWVINYAKARSEKTMEGKLAGELLDAANNRGSAIKKKEDTHKMAEANKAFAHYRW, from the coding sequence ATGCCGAGGAAAAGAGAAGTCATACACCGGGGAATCTTGCCTGATCCCAAACATCACAGTCCGCTGGTGGCCAAGTTCGTCAATTCTTTGATGCGCCAGGGGAAAAAGAGTACCGCGGAGTCAATCCTTTATCGCTCCCTGGATTTGATTGCCAAGAAGACCGAAGAAGAGCCGATCAAGATATTCGAAAAGGCTATCGATAATGTCAAGCCGGTGATTGAGGTCAAATCCCGAAGGGTGGGGGGCTCTACCTATCAGGTTCCGGTAGAAGTCCGATCCGGCCGGAGGCTTTCTTTGAGCATCCGGTGGGTCATCAATTACGCCAAGGCCCGCTCTGAAAAGACCATGGAAGGCAAACTGGCCGGGGAGTTGTTGGACGCGGCCAATAATCGAGGATCGGCCATCAAAAAGAAAGAAGATACCCATAAGATGGCTGAGGCCAACAAGGCCTTTGCCCACTACCGCTGGTAA
- the fusA gene encoding elongation factor G codes for MSEKVSLSRIRNIGIMAHIDAGKTTTTERILYYTGVSYKMGEVHDGSAVMDWMEQEQERGITITSAATTCFWKDHRINIIDTPGHVDFTIEVERSLRVLDGAIAVFDAVAGVEPQSETVWRQADRYKIPRLAFINKMDRVGADHERCLKMIEERLGANPVFVQWPLGKEESFQGIVDLIDQKAYSFNEASLGKTLESEPVPEALKEIVALHRQKLIEALADTDDAIMEAYLAGEDVPEKTIVQALRRATIDQKVVPVFCGSAFKNKGVQPLLDAIIRYLPAPTDVPPIEGKTPSGEIEERQADEDAPFTGLAFKLMSDPYVGHLTFLRVYSGRLASGDSVLNVNKGRKEKIGRLLKMHANQREEIKETQAGDIVAIVGLKNTTTGDSLCDLQAPLLLESVDIPETVISIAIEPKSKADLDKLGLSLQRVAAEDPSFKVHTDEETGQTIISGMGELHLEIIVDRLTREFHVGAHIGKPQVAYKETITREVKAEGKYIRQSGGRGQYGHVWLEVYPREAGAGFLFENKIVGGAIPKEYIPAVEKGIIEAMEGGGLAGYPMVDIGVRLVDGTFHEVDSSERAFLFAGSIAFKEAAAKAKAVLLEPIMEVEIVTPEEFIGEVMGDLNSRRGKILGLESRGKARIVRGQAPMAEMFGYATNIRSLTQGRATFTLQFSQYQKVPQSVFESLIKDKKRI; via the coding sequence TTGTCTGAAAAGGTTTCATTATCACGGATTCGGAATATAGGGATTATGGCCCATATAGACGCCGGAAAAACCACCACGACTGAAAGGATCCTTTACTATACCGGGGTCTCTTATAAGATGGGGGAGGTTCACGATGGGTCGGCCGTTATGGACTGGATGGAGCAGGAACAGGAACGGGGGATTACGATCACTTCGGCCGCGACGACCTGTTTCTGGAAGGATCATCGGATCAATATCATCGATACGCCGGGCCATGTGGATTTCACTATCGAGGTCGAACGGAGCCTCCGGGTCCTGGATGGGGCCATAGCGGTTTTTGACGCCGTGGCCGGTGTGGAGCCTCAATCCGAAACGGTCTGGCGGCAAGCCGATCGCTATAAGATTCCGAGACTGGCCTTTATCAACAAAATGGATCGGGTCGGGGCCGATCACGAACGCTGTTTAAAAATGATCGAAGAACGGTTGGGGGCCAATCCGGTGTTTGTACAGTGGCCCCTGGGCAAAGAGGAATCCTTCCAGGGTATTGTGGATCTGATCGATCAGAAGGCCTATTCTTTCAATGAGGCCAGCCTGGGAAAGACCCTGGAATCCGAGCCTGTCCCGGAGGCCTTGAAAGAAATAGTGGCCCTCCATCGGCAAAAGTTGATTGAAGCCCTGGCCGATACTGATGACGCGATTATGGAAGCCTATCTGGCCGGCGAAGACGTTCCGGAAAAAACGATCGTCCAGGCCTTACGTCGGGCTACCATCGATCAGAAGGTGGTCCCCGTCTTCTGCGGCTCGGCCTTTAAGAATAAAGGGGTCCAGCCACTCCTGGACGCCATTATCCGCTATCTGCCGGCCCCAACCGATGTTCCCCCTATTGAGGGGAAAACCCCTTCCGGTGAAATAGAAGAACGACAGGCCGACGAAGACGCCCCTTTTACCGGTCTGGCCTTCAAACTCATGTCTGATCCCTATGTGGGCCATTTGACCTTTTTGAGGGTCTACTCCGGCCGTCTGGCTTCCGGCGACAGTGTTCTGAATGTCAATAAGGGCAGGAAGGAAAAGATCGGCCGCCTGCTGAAAATGCATGCCAATCAGCGGGAAGAGATTAAAGAGACGCAGGCCGGAGACATTGTGGCCATCGTGGGTCTGAAAAATACGACCACCGGCGACAGCCTTTGCGACCTTCAGGCCCCTCTTTTGCTGGAATCGGTCGATATCCCCGAGACGGTCATCTCCATAGCTATTGAACCGAAAAGCAAGGCCGACTTGGACAAATTGGGCTTGTCCCTGCAACGGGTTGCCGCCGAAGACCCTTCCTTTAAGGTCCATACCGACGAGGAGACCGGACAAACCATCATCTCCGGCATGGGGGAATTGCATCTGGAGATTATTGTCGACCGACTGACCCGGGAGTTCCATGTCGGCGCCCATATCGGAAAACCCCAGGTGGCGTATAAAGAGACGATTACCCGGGAAGTCAAGGCCGAGGGGAAGTATATCCGGCAGAGCGGCGGGCGGGGGCAATACGGCCATGTTTGGCTTGAAGTCTATCCCCGGGAAGCCGGAGCCGGTTTTTTGTTTGAAAATAAGATTGTCGGGGGTGCGATCCCCAAGGAATATATCCCGGCCGTGGAAAAAGGAATCATTGAGGCCATGGAAGGTGGCGGACTGGCCGGATACCCTATGGTGGATATCGGGGTCAGACTGGTGGACGGCACCTTTCATGAGGTCGATTCCTCGGAACGGGCTTTTCTATTCGCCGGATCCATCGCCTTTAAAGAAGCGGCGGCCAAGGCCAAGGCCGTCTTACTGGAACCAATCATGGAAGTGGAAATCGTGACTCCCGAAGAATTTATCGGAGAAGTCATGGGGGATTTGAATTCCCGCAGGGGGAAGATCTTAGGTTTGGAGAGCCGGGGAAAGGCCCGCATCGTGCGGGGTCAGGCCCCGATGGCCGAAATGTTCGGCTATGCCACCAATATACGATCCTTAACCCAGGGCCGAGCCACATTTACCCTTCAGTTTTCCCAGTATCAGAAGGTTCCTCAATCCGTTTTCGAATCTCTTATTAAAGATAAAAAAAGGATTTAA
- the rpsJ gene encoding 30S ribosomal protein S10 has protein sequence MTSQKIRIQLRAFDHKLLDQSAVEIVETARRTGARVAGPIPLPTMIQKFCVLRSPHVDKKSREQFEVRTHKRLLDILEPTQATVDALMKLDLSAGVDVEIKL, from the coding sequence ATGACCAGCCAAAAAATACGGATCCAACTCAGGGCTTTTGACCATAAACTATTGGACCAATCAGCGGTCGAGATTGTGGAAACAGCCCGAAGGACCGGGGCGCGGGTGGCGGGGCCGATTCCCTTGCCGACCATGATACAGAAATTTTGTGTTCTGAGGTCCCCCCATGTGGACAAAAAATCCAGGGAACAATTTGAAGTCCGGACCCATAAACGCTTATTGGATATCTTAGAACCTACCCAGGCCACCGTTGATGCTTTAATGAAGCTGGATCTGTCGGCCGGGGTGGATGTCGAGATAAAATTATAA
- the rplC gene encoding 50S ribosomal protein L3 — protein MMQGILGKKLGMTRMFFEEGKSVAVTVIEAGPCVVIQKKGDKPQGAVYQLGFVPAKPKAVNKPQGGHFKKKGLNPLTHLKEFQASGDNPYQVGDEVRVDIFQIGEKVKVSGTSKGKGFAGVVKRWGFSGGKDTHGCTSHRVPGSIGSSAYPSRVMKGKKMPGQMGNRQVSILDLSIVDIRPEQNLLIVKGAVPGCRNNLVAIYKQ, from the coding sequence ATGATGCAAGGGATCTTAGGAAAAAAGTTGGGAATGACCCGTATGTTTTTCGAAGAGGGGAAATCGGTAGCCGTGACGGTCATTGAGGCCGGACCCTGTGTGGTGATCCAGAAAAAAGGAGACAAACCTCAGGGCGCGGTCTATCAATTAGGATTTGTCCCGGCCAAACCCAAAGCGGTCAATAAGCCCCAGGGAGGGCATTTTAAAAAGAAAGGGCTTAACCCCTTGACCCATCTTAAGGAATTTCAGGCCTCGGGCGACAATCCCTATCAGGTGGGTGACGAAGTCCGGGTCGACATCTTTCAAATCGGGGAAAAGGTTAAGGTCAGCGGGACCAGCAAAGGGAAAGGCTTCGCCGGTGTGGTCAAGCGTTGGGGCTTTTCGGGCGGTAAGGATACCCATGGGTGTACCTCCCATCGGGTCCCCGGCTCCATCGGCTCCAGTGCCTACCCTTCCCGGGTCATGAAAGGCAAAAAGATGCCCGGTCAGATGGGGAATCGCCAGGTGAGCATATTAGACCTTTCGATTGTAGATATACGACCGGAACAAAATTTACTGATTGTCAAAGGGGCCGTGCCCGGGTGCCGTAATAACCTGGTGGCCATTTATAAACAATGA
- the tuf gene encoding elongation factor Tu, with product MSKKKFERTKPHVNVGTIGHIDHGKTTLTAAITLCLSKSGMANYVPFDQIDKAPEEKERGITIATAHVEYETKNRHYAHVDCPGHADYIKNMITGAAQMDGAILVVGADDGPMPQTREHILLARQVGVPYVVVFLNKVDMVDDPELIELVELELRELLTKYEFPGDDLPIVKGSALKALECGCGKEECNNCKPILELMDAVDKFIPEPVRDIEKPFLMPVEDVFSISGRGTVVTGRVERGQIKVGEEVEIIGIRPTAKTICTGVEMFRKTLDQGQAGDNVGLLLRGTKRDDVERGQVVAKPGSITPHTKFKAEAYILAKEEGGRHTPFFNGYRPQFYFRTTDVTGVTTLPEGVEMVMPGDNVSVEVSLITPIAMEKELRFAIREGGRTVGAGVISEILE from the coding sequence ATGTCGAAGAAGAAATTTGAGCGGACGAAGCCGCATGTGAATGTAGGGACGATAGGGCATATAGATCATGGGAAGACGACGTTGACGGCGGCGATCACGTTATGTTTATCGAAGAGCGGGATGGCGAATTATGTACCGTTTGATCAGATAGACAAGGCGCCGGAGGAGAAGGAGCGGGGGATCACGATAGCGACGGCGCATGTGGAGTACGAGACGAAGAACCGGCATTATGCGCATGTGGATTGTCCTGGGCATGCGGACTATATCAAGAACATGATCACGGGTGCGGCGCAGATGGACGGAGCGATTCTGGTTGTGGGGGCCGATGATGGTCCGATGCCGCAGACGAGGGAGCATATATTACTGGCCCGGCAGGTTGGGGTGCCGTATGTGGTGGTATTTTTGAACAAGGTGGACATGGTGGATGATCCGGAGCTGATCGAGTTGGTGGAATTGGAGCTCCGGGAGTTGTTGACGAAATATGAATTTCCCGGGGACGATCTACCGATCGTCAAGGGATCGGCCTTGAAGGCCCTGGAATGCGGCTGCGGGAAAGAGGAGTGTAACAACTGCAAGCCCATCCTGGAATTGATGGATGCGGTGGACAAGTTTATACCGGAGCCGGTGCGGGATATCGAGAAGCCGTTTTTGATGCCGGTGGAGGATGTATTCAGCATCTCGGGCCGTGGGACGGTGGTGACGGGCCGGGTGGAACGGGGGCAGATCAAGGTCGGGGAAGAAGTGGAGATTATCGGGATCAGGCCGACGGCCAAGACGATCTGTACCGGGGTGGAGATGTTTCGCAAAACGTTGGACCAGGGACAGGCCGGGGACAACGTGGGGCTGTTGCTGCGGGGTACGAAACGGGATGACGTGGAGCGGGGTCAGGTAGTGGCCAAACCCGGGAGCATCACGCCGCATACCAAGTTTAAGGCCGAGGCCTATATATTGGCCAAGGAAGAAGGGGGCCGGCACACGCCGTTTTTTAATGGATATCGGCCGCAGTTTTATTTTCGGACGACGGATGTGACGGGAGTGACGACCCTACCGGAAGGGGTGGAGATGGTGATGCCCGGGGACAATGTATCGGTGGAGGTGTCTCTAATCACCCCGATTGCCATGGAGAAGGAACTTCGTTTTGCCATCCGGGAAGGGGGCCGAACGGTCGGCGCCGGCGTTATCTCCGAGATTCTCGAATAA